The Methylobacterium currus genome contains a region encoding:
- a CDS encoding methyl-accepting chemotaxis protein, whose protein sequence is MRYLTVRNVLGAIIFIFGAIIVVSSVYNLSAAFGAKEKADLTGRYIKLSRSMLEGLASFRSERGWSMTGLGFAPEANRVSRRVALESRGPVDRALGEAAAASRSIDDPALAAATEELAAAAESWRSLRGRIDADLDRPMAGRDKALFAQLNEVGGRLLTLIDTMSAQADTTLRQLDPVQESTIATKAIIGSLRNLTGQQLLAVNMLLSGDRLPLPTDGPALRAREIQGRTTWDLVGTLLSTNRSGLVQSAYRTATAEYFEGVLGSQRAEILATVEAGRKPSIAPMDAWLEGAAKGQSAIAATALALMDAAATAADAETARARQAFAVHCTLAIAGILLTLIGAAIAQVWIAGRIHTLAAATRRIADGDLAVAVPGAHHRDEIGGMAAALEVFRDTMQRGRALERETEQARLAAEEQRRAGMRAVANAFEEAVGAVVAKVSASATALEGTARSMTATATETAGQSTSAASAAEQAATNVDTVAAAVEELGSSVQEIGRQIVASSDLAGRAVAEADETMRLVQEMTRNSSRIGDMVGMIATIASQTNLLALNATIEAARAGEAGRGFAVVAAEVKELATQTAKATDEISQQIGQIQVVTEQAVGAITAITTRIGEISTVTATISAAVEEQGATTQEIVRNVAQASAGTQEVTGNVAGVARASERTGLAARQVLDSASDLSRESEHLGTEVERFLARVRAA, encoded by the coding sequence ATGCGTTATCTGACTGTCCGGAACGTACTCGGAGCAATAATATTTATTTTTGGAGCGATCATCGTCGTTTCCTCGGTCTATAACCTGAGCGCCGCGTTCGGCGCGAAGGAGAAAGCGGACCTGACCGGGCGCTACATCAAGCTCAGCCGGTCCATGCTGGAAGGCCTGGCCTCCTTCCGCAGCGAGCGCGGCTGGAGCATGACCGGCCTCGGCTTCGCACCGGAAGCGAACCGGGTGTCGCGGCGCGTGGCGCTGGAATCCCGCGGGCCGGTGGATCGGGCGCTGGGCGAGGCGGCGGCGGCTTCGCGCTCCATCGACGATCCGGCCCTCGCCGCCGCGACGGAGGAGCTGGCGGCGGCCGCCGAATCCTGGAGGTCTCTGCGCGGCCGGATCGACGCCGATCTCGACCGGCCGATGGCCGGCCGGGACAAGGCCCTGTTCGCCCAGCTGAACGAGGTCGGCGGGCGCCTGCTCACCCTGATCGACACGATGTCGGCCCAGGCCGACACCACCCTGAGGCAGCTCGACCCGGTGCAGGAATCGACCATCGCCACGAAGGCGATCATCGGGTCGCTCCGGAACCTGACCGGGCAGCAGCTCCTGGCGGTCAACATGCTGCTCTCCGGCGACCGGCTGCCCCTGCCGACGGACGGCCCGGCCCTGCGCGCCCGGGAGATCCAGGGACGGACGACCTGGGATCTCGTCGGAACCCTGCTCTCGACCAACCGTTCGGGCCTGGTCCAATCCGCCTACCGGACCGCCACCGCCGAGTATTTCGAGGGGGTCCTGGGGTCACAGCGGGCAGAGATCCTGGCCACCGTCGAGGCCGGGCGGAAGCCGAGCATCGCCCCGATGGATGCGTGGCTCGAAGGCGCCGCCAAGGGGCAGTCGGCCATCGCCGCGACGGCGCTCGCCCTGATGGACGCCGCGGCGACCGCCGCCGATGCGGAGACGGCACGGGCCCGGCAGGCCTTCGCGGTGCATTGCACGCTCGCGATCGCCGGAATTCTCCTGACGCTGATCGGGGCGGCGATCGCGCAGGTCTGGATCGCGGGCCGGATCCATACCCTCGCGGCGGCGACCCGGCGCATCGCGGACGGCGATCTCGCCGTCGCGGTGCCGGGCGCGCATCACCGGGACGAGATCGGCGGCATGGCCGCCGCGCTCGAGGTCTTCCGCGACACCATGCAGCGCGGCCGCGCCCTGGAGCGCGAGACCGAGCAGGCCCGTCTCGCGGCCGAGGAGCAGCGGCGCGCCGGGATGCGCGCGGTCGCCAATGCCTTCGAGGAGGCGGTGGGCGCCGTCGTCGCCAAGGTCTCGGCCTCGGCGACCGCTCTCGAGGGCACCGCACGGAGCATGACCGCCACCGCGACCGAGACCGCCGGCCAGTCGACCTCCGCGGCTTCCGCGGCGGAGCAGGCGGCCACCAACGTCGACACCGTGGCGGCGGCCGTCGAGGAGCTGGGCTCCTCGGTCCAGGAGATCGGCCGGCAGATCGTGGCCTCGTCCGATCTCGCCGGACGGGCCGTGGCCGAGGCGGACGAGACCATGCGGCTGGTCCAGGAGATGACGCGCAACTCTAGCAGGATCGGCGACATGGTCGGGATGATCGCGACCATCGCCTCGCAGACCAACCTCTTGGCCCTCAACGCGACGATCGAGGCGGCGAGGGCCGGGGAGGCGGGGCGTGGCTTCGCGGTGGTCGCCGCCGAGGTCAAGGAGCTCGCCACCCAGACCGCCAAGGCCACCGACGAGATCAGCCAGCAGATCGGCCAGATCCAGGTCGTCACCGAGCAGGCGGTCGGGGCGATCACCGCGATCACGACCCGCATCGGCGAGATCAGTACGGTCACGGCGACGATCTCGGCGGCGGTCGAGGAGCAGGGAGCGACGACGCAGGAGATCGTCCGCAACGTGGCGCAGGCCTCGGCCGGCACCCAGGAGGTCACCGGCAACGTGGCGGGCGTCGCCCGGGCGTCGGAGCGGACCGGCCTGGCCGCCCGGCAGGTGCTGGATTCGGCCTCCGACCTCTCGCGCGAATCCGAGCATCTCGGTACCGAGGTCGAGCGCTTCCTCGCGCGGGTGCGCGCCGCCTGA
- the pobA gene encoding 4-hydroxybenzoate 3-monooxygenase, producing MRTKVAIIGAGPAGLFLAHLLARAGIDAVVLERRTRDYVEGRVRAGVLEQGTVALMERLGLDARLKAEGLVHTGTNLAYDGEIFRVDMAALTGGAAVTVYGQQEVMRDLFDAAGPRGVRIVFEAEDLRLDGLNGDSPSVTYVKDGAAHTLACDFVAACDGFHGVGRAAIPADVLKVYERVYPFGWLGILAEVPPVNHELIYANHARGFALASMRSPTRSRYYVQVGLDERIEDWPDERFWDEVETRLGPEASAGLVRGPSFEKSIAPLRSFVAEPMRYGRLFLAGDAAHIVPPTGAKGMNLAVSDVAMLAEALNLHYAERDASGLDGYSARALARVWKAERFSWWFTGLTHRFPDMDDFARRMQVAELAYIRGSQAAQTVIAENYVGLPLR from the coding sequence ATGCGCACGAAGGTCGCCATCATCGGCGCCGGCCCGGCCGGCCTCTTTCTCGCCCACCTGCTGGCCCGCGCCGGGATCGACGCGGTGGTGCTGGAGCGGCGCACCCGCGACTACGTCGAGGGCCGGGTGCGGGCCGGCGTGCTGGAGCAGGGCACCGTCGCGTTGATGGAGCGGCTCGGCCTCGATGCGCGGCTCAAGGCCGAGGGCCTGGTCCATACCGGCACCAACCTCGCCTATGACGGCGAGATCTTCCGCGTCGACATGGCGGCCCTGACCGGCGGCGCGGCGGTGACGGTCTACGGCCAGCAGGAGGTGATGCGCGACCTGTTCGACGCCGCCGGGCCCCGCGGCGTCAGAATCGTGTTCGAGGCCGAGGACCTGCGGCTCGACGGCCTGAACGGCGACAGCCCGAGCGTCACCTACGTCAAGGACGGGGCTGCACACACCCTCGCCTGCGACTTCGTCGCGGCCTGCGACGGTTTCCACGGCGTCGGGCGGGCGGCGATCCCGGCCGACGTGCTGAAGGTCTACGAGCGGGTCTATCCCTTCGGCTGGCTCGGCATCCTGGCCGAGGTGCCGCCGGTCAACCACGAGCTGATCTACGCCAACCACGCCCGGGGCTTCGCGCTCGCCAGCATGCGCTCCCCGACCCGTAGCCGCTACTACGTCCAGGTCGGTCTCGACGAGCGGATCGAGGACTGGCCGGACGAGCGCTTCTGGGACGAGGTCGAGACGCGCCTCGGGCCGGAGGCCTCGGCCGGGCTGGTGCGCGGCCCCTCCTTCGAGAAGAGCATCGCGCCCCTGCGCAGCTTCGTCGCCGAGCCGATGCGCTACGGCCGCCTGTTCCTGGCGGGCGACGCCGCCCACATCGTCCCGCCGACGGGGGCCAAGGGCATGAACCTCGCGGTCTCCGACGTCGCGATGCTCGCCGAGGCCCTGAACCTGCACTATGCCGAGCGCGACGCGTCCGGCCTCGACGGCTATTCCGCCCGGGCGCTCGCCCGGGTCTGGAAGGCCGAGCGCTTCAGCTGGTGGTTCACCGGCCTCACCCACCGCTTCCCCGACATGGACGACTTCGCCCGGCGGATGCAGGTGGCGGAGCTGGCCTATATCCGCGGGTCGCAGGCGGCGCAGACGGTGATCGCGGAGAATTATGTCGGGCTGCCGCTGCGCTGA
- a CDS encoding helix-turn-helix domain-containing protein, with protein sequence MRLDPAQPPAVPHFFLYGEAPRDADDRFLHIEALDDRSRPNRWTIRPHVHSSLHQLLLIAEGGGEMRAEAERSAFTAPCLLAVPAGTAHGFRFADGTVGAVLTLSARYLRDLCGREPELAALFAGPASLTLPEPGPVEEALAELARELAWAAPGRRGAVEAHLMLLLVAGLRRLAATREPPAPPGPQALLTARFREAVEAHHRRERPLSAYAEDLGVTEARLRAACRAVTGLSPGRIIRERRLLEAKRSLLYSDLGIAEIAYSLGFTDPAYFSRFFAKGTGECPRAFRDRRGADRGETR encoded by the coding sequence ATGCGCCTCGATCCTGCCCAACCCCCTGCGGTGCCGCATTTCTTCCTCTACGGGGAGGCACCCCGGGATGCCGACGACCGCTTCCTGCACATCGAGGCCTTGGACGATCGCAGCCGGCCGAACCGCTGGACCATCCGCCCCCACGTCCATTCGAGCCTGCATCAGTTGCTGCTCATCGCCGAGGGCGGCGGCGAGATGCGGGCCGAGGCCGAGCGGTCCGCGTTCACGGCGCCGTGCCTGCTGGCGGTCCCGGCCGGCACCGCCCACGGCTTCCGCTTCGCCGACGGCACGGTGGGGGCGGTGCTGACCCTCTCGGCGCGCTACCTGCGCGACCTGTGCGGGCGCGAGCCGGAGCTGGCGGCGCTCTTCGCCGGCCCCGCTTCGCTCACCCTGCCGGAGCCGGGCCCGGTCGAGGAGGCCCTGGCCGAGCTTGCCCGGGAGCTCGCCTGGGCGGCGCCGGGACGGCGCGGCGCCGTCGAGGCTCACCTGATGCTGCTCCTGGTCGCCGGCCTGCGCCGTCTCGCCGCCACGCGCGAGCCGCCGGCCCCGCCGGGCCCGCAGGCGCTGCTCACCGCCCGCTTCCGCGAGGCCGTCGAGGCGCATCACCGCCGCGAGCGGCCGCTCTCCGCCTATGCGGAGGATCTCGGGGTGACCGAGGCGCGGCTGCGCGCCGCCTGCCGGGCGGTGACGGGCTTGAGCCCCGGCCGGATCATCCGCGAGCGCCGCCTGCTCGAGGCCAAGCGCAGCCTGCTCTATTCCGATCTCGGCATCGCCGAGATCGCCTACAGCCTCGGCTTCACCGACCCGGCCTATTTCTCGCGCTTCTTCGCCAAGGGCACCGGCGAATGCCCGCGGGCGTTTCGCGACAGGCGCGGCGCGGACAGGGGAGAGACGCGATGA
- a CDS encoding aldo/keto reductase produces the protein MTRENGLTRPGLTRQGFLGAALTAAVGGGAAAQGTELHRRPIPASGEPLPVIGLGTWRGFDVGAKPAERAPLREVVATLLRQGGRVIDSSPMYGRAEGVTGDLVAEAGARERTFLATKVWTSGREAGLAQMTRSLQLLRTDRLDLMQIHNLLDWRTHLPTLRDWKAEGRIRYLGISHYTESAYDAVEAVLRAERLDVLQINYALDDRAAETRLLPLAAERGVAVLVNRPFGGGGLLRRLAQTPLPDYAAELGCASWAEILLKFVISHPAVTCAIPGTADPGHMAANLRAGTGPLPDEALRKRMAATLPG, from the coding sequence ATGACGCGAGAGAACGGACTGACCCGGCCAGGGCTCACCCGACAAGGCTTCCTCGGCGCCGCGCTGACGGCGGCGGTCGGCGGCGGGGCCGCCGCGCAAGGAACGGAGCTGCACCGGCGGCCGATCCCGGCGAGCGGCGAGCCCCTGCCGGTGATCGGGCTCGGCACTTGGCGCGGCTTCGACGTGGGGGCGAAGCCCGCCGAGCGTGCGCCCCTGCGCGAGGTGGTGGCGACTTTGCTCCGCCAAGGCGGCCGGGTGATCGATTCCTCGCCGATGTACGGGCGGGCGGAAGGCGTCACCGGCGACCTCGTGGCGGAGGCCGGGGCCCGCGAGCGGACCTTCCTCGCCACCAAGGTCTGGACCAGCGGCCGCGAGGCGGGACTCGCGCAGATGACGCGCTCGCTCCAGCTCCTGCGCACCGATCGCCTCGACCTGATGCAGATCCACAACCTGCTCGACTGGCGCACGCACCTGCCGACCCTGAGGGACTGGAAGGCGGAGGGGCGGATCCGCTACCTCGGCATCTCGCACTACACCGAGAGCGCCTACGACGCCGTCGAGGCGGTGCTGCGGGCCGAGCGGCTGGATGTCCTCCAGATCAACTACGCCCTCGACGACCGGGCGGCGGAGACGCGCCTGCTGCCGCTCGCCGCGGAACGCGGCGTGGCGGTGCTGGTCAACCGTCCCTTCGGCGGCGGCGGGCTCTTGCGCCGCCTGGCGCAGACGCCGCTGCCGGACTACGCGGCGGAACTCGGCTGCGCCTCCTGGGCGGAGATCCTGCTGAAATTCGTGATCTCCCACCCGGCCGTGACCTGCGCCATCCCCGGCACCGCCGATCCCGGCCACATGGCGGCGAACCTGCGCGCCGGCACCGGCCCGCTGCCGGACGAGGCATTACGGAAGCGCATGGCCGCGACCCTGCCGGGCTGA
- a CDS encoding S24 family peptidase, with product MIQSGENRVRAAQGERLRQARIVAGYRSARDAALQNAWPESTYRAHEAGTRTIGQDDAERYAARFRRDGVEVTAKGLLFGDDDAPEQPAEGGQVVGVKGLISAGGLIDTGDEQPGPGGDLFRITVPFPVPYGTIAFRVAGLSMYPKYEPDDVVLCAEAGESPERLLDLYAAVTTAEGHRFLKKILRGSQRGTYHLESHNAPLMPDCRLFWASGIISTVHAQAWSRFCTRSKAGG from the coding sequence GTGATACAGTCGGGAGAGAACCGGGTCCGGGCCGCGCAAGGGGAGCGGCTGCGGCAGGCGCGCATCGTCGCCGGCTACCGCTCGGCGCGGGACGCCGCTTTGCAGAATGCCTGGCCGGAGAGCACCTACCGGGCGCACGAGGCCGGCACCCGGACCATCGGCCAGGACGATGCCGAGCGCTACGCCGCGCGCTTCCGCCGCGACGGCGTCGAGGTCACCGCCAAAGGTCTCCTGTTCGGCGACGACGATGCGCCGGAACAGCCCGCCGAGGGCGGCCAGGTCGTGGGAGTGAAGGGATTGATCAGTGCCGGCGGCTTGATCGACACCGGGGACGAGCAGCCCGGGCCGGGGGGCGACCTCTTCCGCATCACGGTGCCGTTCCCGGTGCCCTACGGCACCATCGCGTTCCGGGTCGCCGGCCTGTCGATGTATCCGAAATACGAGCCGGACGACGTGGTGCTCTGCGCCGAGGCGGGAGAGAGCCCGGAGCGCCTGCTCGACCTCTACGCCGCCGTGACGACGGCGGAGGGGCACCGCTTCCTGAAGAAGATCCTGCGCGGCTCGCAGCGGGGCACCTACCACCTGGAGAGCCACAACGCGCCGCTGATGCCCGATTGCCGCCTGTTCTGGGCCTCGGGCATCATCAGCACCGTGCATGCACAAGCCTGGAGCCGGTTCTGCACCCGCTCGAAAGCCGGCGGGTAG
- the nusG gene encoding transcription termination/antitermination protein NusG — protein MSGKKRRIARRRREALAHDRPPAARTAEIRRRRRRRIRPARIVLAADRVWLVAETKPRWAARTARDLDDAGIPTFEPREEIELTSAQGRHRTVRVPLLHRTLFVGLRDDDDLVRVEGHPGIARVLFRDGRAVVVAPAVLQGFADAITGHGSGGEGGDAEAVTALLFALGDDVRVTAGPLAALRGTVEGIDPARRRYRVALSLFGRETPVLLDEDRVARD, from the coding sequence GTGAGCGGGAAGAAACGCCGCATCGCCCGCCGTCGCCGCGAGGCCCTGGCGCATGACCGCCCGCCGGCGGCGAGGACAGCCGAGATCCGCCGCCGGCGCCGCCGGCGGATCCGGCCCGCCCGGATCGTGCTGGCGGCCGACCGGGTCTGGCTCGTCGCCGAGACGAAGCCGCGCTGGGCCGCCCGGACGGCCCGCGACCTCGACGATGCCGGCATCCCCACCTTCGAGCCGCGGGAGGAGATCGAGCTGACCTCGGCCCAAGGCCGCCACCGCACCGTCCGGGTGCCGCTCCTGCACCGCACGCTGTTCGTCGGATTGCGCGACGACGACGACCTCGTGCGGGTCGAAGGGCATCCGGGGATTGCCCGGGTGCTGTTCCGCGACGGTCGCGCCGTGGTCGTCGCGCCCGCCGTGCTCCAGGGCTTCGCCGACGCGATCACCGGCCACGGCAGTGGCGGGGAGGGCGGCGACGCGGAGGCGGTGACGGCGCTGCTCTTCGCCCTCGGCGACGACGTGCGGGTGACGGCCGGACCGCTGGCGGCGTTGCGCGGCACGGTCGAGGGGATCGATCCGGCCCGCCGGCGCTACCGGGTCGCCCTGTCGCTGTTCGGGCGCGAGACCCCGGTGCTGCTCGACGAGGATCGGGTCGCGCGGGACTGA
- a CDS encoding tyrosine-type recombinase/integrase: MEIQADRGELATQTTDITQLTFSDLITRYRDEIASRKRGHRSEVFYLNSLLRHPIAQTKLNCLTTDKLCAYRDERSKHLKPSSLKRRFAVLHNCFEVAIREWGIALPRNPISSIKLPTGNVSRERRLRHNEGTLIEDALNTPSAAYLRPLITMAIETGMRKGELLSIRWVDVDFDARTVKILRTKNGHPRTVPLSPTAIQTLSAMKRDAERVFPISDNAVRFAWERMRKRAGIPDLRFHDLRHEGISRLFEAGLNVPEVAMVSGHRSPAMLFRYTHPKPEHVAAKLATRDTQGLKGGSSAAGPEASADDLL; encoded by the coding sequence ATGGAGATCCAAGCCGACAGAGGTGAGCTGGCGACACAGACAACCGACATCACCCAGCTCACATTCTCAGACTTGATCACTCGATATCGTGATGAGATAGCAAGTCGCAAGAGAGGACATCGGAGCGAGGTATTCTATCTTAACTCGCTTCTCAGACATCCAATTGCTCAGACAAAGCTTAATTGTCTAACAACAGACAAACTCTGTGCATACCGCGATGAAAGATCAAAACACCTCAAACCATCATCGCTGAAACGTCGATTCGCGGTACTTCATAATTGCTTTGAAGTTGCAATCAGAGAGTGGGGAATTGCACTACCTCGAAATCCAATTAGCTCGATCAAACTTCCAACGGGCAACGTATCGAGAGAACGCAGACTCAGACACAACGAGGGAACGCTGATTGAGGACGCGTTGAATACACCATCAGCCGCATACCTAAGACCTCTCATTACCATGGCGATAGAGACCGGGATGCGGAAAGGCGAACTCCTATCGATCCGCTGGGTAGATGTCGACTTCGACGCTCGGACGGTCAAAATACTTCGAACCAAGAACGGGCATCCACGCACGGTCCCACTATCACCTACTGCGATCCAGACACTCTCAGCTATGAAACGAGATGCAGAGCGGGTCTTTCCGATCTCAGACAATGCAGTCCGTTTCGCATGGGAGCGCATGAGGAAGCGAGCGGGCATACCCGACCTTCGCTTTCACGATCTCAGACACGAAGGAATATCACGGCTGTTTGAAGCTGGATTGAACGTGCCCGAGGTGGCTATGGTAAGCGGTCATCGATCTCCGGCCATGCTGTTCCGGTATACACACCCAAAGCCTGAACACGTAGCTGCCAAACTAGCGACGCGGGATACACAGGGCTTGAAAGGAGGTAGCAGCGCGGCTGGTCCTGAAGCATCGGCCGATGATCTCCTCTAA
- a CDS encoding N-6 DNA methylase, protein MQDLIKRLMDRQKVRTEADVQADIRQFLLTAPLSLSEGDIENIVLESPLGDRRRIDIELGSAVIEVKRDLRSGKTKDEAINQLAGYVETRTNQTGRRYVGILSDGAEWLCFNLSAGKLHQVSDITIRNAEDDLPRLLAWVEGVLATAQNISPTANEIAARLGAGSSSHALDRATLLILYNENKNLPSIKMKRGLWTRLLTSTLGTQFDDTDELFVEHTLLVNSAEIIAHAVIGIDVKQIDPARLLAGETFIDSGIYGVVEQDFFDWVIELNRGQEFARSLARRLARFDWGSVNQDVLKVLYESIIGTETRKRLGEYYTPDWLAEAVVEEAVQQPLQERVLDPACGSGTFLFHAIKKYISTAVRHDVPVPQIIQGITKSIFGMDLHPVAVTFARVTYILAIGRDFLTHPERGTIHIPVYLGDSVQWEEQATDLWSADNLVVQVEDNRELFTAELRFPEILLSNAYVFDQLVQSMADMASNRQPGSKVPSMSPVFRRLGIQQASHQTVEHTFRIMCSLHDQGRDHIWGYYVRNLARPMWLTRLANRVDVLGPVVA, encoded by the coding sequence TTGCAGGATCTTATTAAACGGCTGATGGACCGGCAGAAAGTAAGAACAGAAGCCGATGTTCAAGCAGACATACGGCAGTTTCTACTTACGGCCCCTCTCTCGCTAAGTGAGGGCGACATTGAGAATATAGTTCTTGAGTCACCGTTGGGTGACAGGCGCCGGATAGATATTGAACTTGGATCGGCCGTTATAGAGGTGAAACGCGATCTACGAAGTGGAAAAACTAAGGACGAAGCAATAAACCAGTTAGCCGGTTACGTCGAGACTAGAACGAATCAAACAGGCCGTAGATATGTGGGCATACTTTCTGACGGCGCCGAATGGTTGTGCTTCAATCTATCTGCTGGCAAGCTACATCAGGTTTCAGATATTACGATCCGCAACGCAGAAGATGATCTCCCTCGCCTTCTTGCATGGGTAGAGGGGGTTCTCGCTACAGCTCAGAACATTAGTCCAACAGCTAATGAGATAGCAGCTCGTCTAGGCGCTGGCAGTAGTTCGCATGCTCTTGATAGAGCAACACTTCTTATATTGTATAATGAAAATAAAAACCTGCCGTCTATAAAGATGAAACGCGGGTTATGGACGCGCCTACTCACGTCTACATTGGGTACACAGTTCGACGATACGGACGAACTTTTTGTTGAACATACGTTATTAGTCAATTCGGCTGAGATTATAGCCCATGCGGTGATTGGCATTGATGTCAAGCAAATAGATCCCGCGCGACTGCTTGCAGGTGAAACGTTTATAGATAGCGGAATATATGGTGTAGTAGAACAAGATTTCTTTGATTGGGTTATTGAATTAAATAGAGGTCAAGAATTTGCTAGATCTTTAGCTAGACGTTTAGCTCGATTTGACTGGGGATCGGTAAATCAAGACGTTCTGAAAGTACTTTATGAGTCCATCATAGGCACAGAGACTAGGAAGCGGCTCGGAGAGTATTATACTCCAGATTGGTTAGCAGAAGCAGTAGTGGAAGAAGCGGTTCAGCAGCCCTTACAAGAGCGAGTGCTCGACCCAGCATGCGGGTCCGGTACTTTTTTATTCCACGCAATTAAGAAATATATATCGACCGCAGTCAGACATGATGTTCCGGTACCTCAGATTATACAAGGTATCACTAAATCTATATTCGGAATGGACCTTCATCCAGTAGCAGTTACTTTTGCCAGAGTCACATATATTCTTGCAATAGGTAGAGATTTTCTAACTCATCCTGAACGTGGAACCATTCATATCCCTGTGTATTTAGGCGACTCAGTACAATGGGAGGAGCAAGCGACCGATTTATGGTCAGCTGATAATCTCGTTGTACAAGTAGAAGACAATCGTGAGCTTTTTACAGCAGAACTTCGATTTCCTGAGATACTTCTTAGTAACGCATACGTATTCGATCAGCTTGTGCAGAGCATGGCTGATATGGCATCGAACAGACAACCCGGTAGCAAAGTTCCTTCTATGTCTCCGGTTTTCCGACGGCTTGGAATACAGCAAGCTTCGCACCAGACCGTTGAGCATACATTCCGAATCATGTGTAGCCTTCATGATCAAGGGCGGGATCATATATGGGGATACTATGTGCGCAATCTCGCGCGACCCATGTGGCTGACACGTTTAGCAAATAGGGTCGACGTCCTAGGGCCTGTTGTCGCTTGA
- a CDS encoding IS5 family transposase (programmed frameshift): protein MLTDAQWAELEPLVEACRPKGKTPPQELRRTISAILWRHHNGASWRAIPAELGPWWQAAQIFIRWARAGVWERLLDLVQSRGVALGMVFLDGTNIRAHQKAAGAAKKGGSGAERDHREALGRSRGGYGTKACVIADGRGRPVGFRLAPGQAHELPHALPLLDQLPGVPKWVVADRGFSSHGFREAIWTAGARPAIPTKSNEAPLACPDWIYTNRNIVERLWARLKEWRAVATRYEKTAVSFMGVLCLAATLLWIK, encoded by the exons ATGCTGACGGACGCTCAGTGGGCCGAACTGGAACCGCTGGTGGAAGCCTGCCGGCCCAAAGGCAAGACGCCGCCCCAAGAGCTGCGCCGCACGATCTCAGCCATCCTCTGGCGGCATCACAACGGCGCCTCTTGGAGGGCCATTCCAGCCGAGTTGGGTCCCTGGTGGCAGGCCGCCCAGATCTTCATCCGCTGGGCGCGCGCCGGCGTCTGGGAGCGGCTGCTCGACCTCGTGCAGAGCCGCGGCGTCGCGCTGGGCATGGTGTTTCTCGACGGCACGAACATTCGAGCCCACCAGAAGGCGGCGGGCGCGGCCA AAAAGGGGGGATCTGGAGCCGAGCGAGACCATCGTGAAGCTCTTGGCCGCTCGCGTGGCGGCTATGGCACCAAGGCCTGCGTGATCGCCGATGGACGGGGCCGCCCCGTCGGTTTCCGCCTCGCGCCCGGTCAGGCGCATGAACTGCCCCACGCCCTTCCGCTGCTCGATCAACTGCCCGGGGTGCCGAAGTGGGTGGTGGCCGACCGTGGCTTCTCCAGCCACGGCTTTCGCGAGGCGATCTGGACCGCCGGGGCCCGGCCCGCGATCCCGACCAAGAGCAACGAGGCCCCGCTCGCCTGTCCTGACTGGATCTACACCAATCGCAACATCGTCGAGCGACTGTGGGCGCGCCTCAAGGAATGGCGGGCCGTTGCCACACGCTACGAGAAGACTGCCGTCAGCTTCATGGGCGTCCTCTGCCTCGCCGCTACGCTCCTCTGGATCAAGTGA